A stretch of the Duncaniella dubosii genome encodes the following:
- the upp gene encoding uracil phosphoribosyltransferase, whose amino-acid sequence MEVINFAETPSLVSQYMSELRDVNVQSDMLRFRRNLERIGEIMAYEMSKRMRYKTVDVTTPLAVAPSQVLDEQVVLATIFRAGIPFHKGFLDYFDHAQNAFVSAYRKYREKENFDVFIEYIASPRIDGKTLVIADPMLATGSSMDLCYRALLTKGEPAHVHVASIIASRKAIDYVKATFPADKTTVWVGAIDEVINDHSYIVPGLGDAGDLAYGIKE is encoded by the coding sequence ATGGAAGTAATCAATTTTGCCGAAACACCTTCGCTGGTGAGTCAATATATGAGTGAACTGCGCGATGTCAATGTGCAGTCCGACATGCTGCGTTTCCGCCGTAATCTTGAGCGTATAGGTGAAATCATGGCCTACGAGATGTCGAAACGTATGCGCTACAAGACGGTTGATGTTACCACTCCTCTTGCTGTAGCCCCGTCGCAGGTGCTTGATGAGCAGGTTGTGCTTGCAACAATATTCCGTGCCGGCATACCTTTCCATAAAGGTTTCCTTGATTACTTCGACCATGCTCAGAACGCTTTTGTCTCGGCCTACCGCAAGTATCGCGAAAAAGAGAATTTCGATGTGTTTATCGAATATATAGCTTCGCCACGTATCGACGGCAAGACCCTCGTCATTGCCGACCCGATGCTTGCTACCGGATCGTCGATGGACCTGTGTTACCGCGCGCTTCTGACCAAAGGAGAGCCGGCGCATGTCCACGTCGCCTCGATCATAGCATCGCGCAAGGCCATTGATTATGTCAAGGCTACTTTCCCTGCCGACAAGACTACAGTGTGGGTCGGTGCTATCGACGAGGTTATCAACGACCATTCCTACATTGTCCCCGGACTCGGCGATGCCGGCGACCTCGCCTATGGCATAAAGGAATAA
- the metK gene encoding methionine adenosyltransferase gives MKTYLFTSESVSEGHPDKVADQISDAILDEFLARDPKSKVACETLVTTGQVVIAGEVKSEAYIDLMEVTRDVIRKIGYNRSALKFDGEACGVFSALHEQSADINRGVERNEAEAQGAGDQGMMFGYACNETLDYMPLTIDLSHRLLQELADIRREEKEMTHEKRGRVYTYLRPDSKSQVTVEYDENNRPLRVDTIVISTQHDEFILPTDDSDSARAAADRAMQQKITEDVRNVLIPRVKAKLRPEEAALIGDDVKLLVNPTGKFVIGGPHGDTGLTGRKIIVDTYGGHGAHGGGAFSGKDPSKVDRSAAYAARHIAKNLVAAGVADRVLVQVAYAIGEARPVSLCINTYGTAKVNLSDSEIAAIVNDMPCFDMTPYAIEKRLGLRNPIYRETASYGHMGRKPMTVTKEFHSKSEPSFTRTVELFTWEKLDAVPAVKEAFGL, from the coding sequence ATGAAAACTTATCTCTTCACATCAGAATCCGTATCAGAAGGACATCCCGACAAGGTTGCCGACCAGATTTCAGATGCAATTCTCGACGAATTCCTTGCCCGCGACCCGAAATCGAAAGTCGCATGCGAGACTCTTGTCACAACAGGTCAGGTCGTAATCGCAGGCGAGGTCAAGAGCGAAGCATACATTGACCTGATGGAGGTGACACGCGATGTCATCCGCAAGATAGGCTACAACCGCAGCGCCCTGAAGTTTGACGGCGAGGCCTGTGGTGTGTTCTCTGCCCTCCACGAGCAGAGCGCCGACATCAACCGTGGAGTCGAACGCAACGAGGCTGAAGCCCAAGGTGCGGGAGACCAAGGAATGATGTTTGGCTACGCATGCAACGAGACACTTGACTACATGCCTCTCACCATAGACCTCTCACACCGTCTTCTTCAGGAACTTGCCGACATTCGCCGCGAGGAGAAAGAGATGACCCACGAAAAACGTGGCCGTGTCTACACCTACCTCCGTCCCGACTCCAAGAGCCAAGTGACAGTGGAATATGACGAGAACAACCGTCCCCTGCGCGTAGACACAATCGTTATCTCCACACAGCACGATGAGTTCATCCTCCCGACCGACGACTCCGACAGCGCGCGTGCTGCCGCCGATCGTGCTATGCAACAGAAAATCACTGAGGATGTGCGCAACGTACTTATTCCCCGCGTCAAGGCGAAGCTTCGCCCTGAGGAAGCAGCCCTAATCGGCGATGATGTGAAACTGCTTGTCAATCCGACCGGAAAATTTGTCATCGGTGGCCCGCACGGAGACACCGGTCTGACAGGACGTAAAATCATTGTTGACACCTATGGCGGACACGGTGCACACGGAGGCGGCGCGTTCTCAGGCAAAGACCCTTCGAAAGTCGACCGTTCGGCTGCATACGCCGCACGCCATATCGCCAAGAATCTCGTAGCGGCCGGCGTGGCTGACCGCGTGCTCGTACAGGTGGCATACGCAATCGGCGAAGCCCGTCCCGTCAGCCTCTGCATAAACACCTACGGCACAGCCAAAGTCAACCTTTCGGACTCTGAAATAGCGGCAATCGTAAACGACATGCCATGTTTCGACATGACCCCCTACGCGATTGAAAAACGCCTCGGACTCCGCAACCCCATATACCGCGAGACCGCAAGCTACGGCCACATGGGACGCAAACCGATGACAGTCACCAAGGAGTTCCATTCAAAATCTGAACCGAGCTTTACTCGCACCGTCGAACTGTTCACATGGGAAAAACTCGATGCAGTTCCTGCCGTGAAGGAAGCCTTCGGCCTCTAA
- a CDS encoding TIGR01212 family radical SAM protein (This family includes YhcC from E. coli K-12, an uncharacterized radical SAM protein.), with protein sequence MKAYRDFSDFLSSHFKGKVQKIAVNAGFTCPNRDGSKGVGGCTYCNNQSFNPGYCAPALSVSAQLAEGKAFFARKYPEMKYLAYFQAYTNTHSDDIDRLMGLYQEALAVDGVVGLIIGTRPDCMPQGLLDRLAALPAWVMVEYGAESACDKTLGFVNRCHTWADTADAVRRTHAAGIPCGLHLIMGLPGEDEDVMLATIDRVNELPVDTVKIHQLQLIRGTRMARDVEAGLYDIPRFTAESYADLCVRILRRLRKDIAVERFVSQSPPELLIYPRWNLKNYQFTNLLGNKISKELF encoded by the coding sequence ATGAAGGCTTACAGGGATTTTTCCGACTTCCTTTCCTCTCATTTCAAGGGAAAGGTCCAGAAGATAGCTGTCAACGCCGGTTTCACCTGTCCTAACCGCGACGGCAGCAAGGGTGTGGGTGGTTGTACATATTGCAACAATCAGTCATTCAATCCGGGTTATTGTGCTCCTGCTCTAAGTGTTTCCGCACAGTTGGCCGAGGGTAAGGCTTTCTTTGCCCGCAAATATCCTGAAATGAAATATCTGGCCTACTTTCAGGCCTACACGAATACTCATTCCGATGACATCGACCGCCTGATGGGGCTTTATCAGGAAGCCTTGGCTGTCGACGGGGTTGTCGGGCTGATTATAGGGACTCGTCCCGACTGCATGCCGCAGGGGCTTCTCGACCGTCTGGCTGCGCTTCCTGCATGGGTAATGGTCGAGTATGGTGCCGAAAGCGCCTGCGACAAGACATTGGGATTTGTGAACCGTTGTCATACGTGGGCCGATACGGCCGATGCGGTTAGGCGCACTCATGCCGCCGGGATTCCGTGTGGCCTTCATCTGATAATGGGGCTTCCCGGGGAGGACGAGGATGTGATGCTCGCCACAATCGACCGTGTCAACGAACTTCCGGTTGACACTGTAAAGATTCATCAGCTTCAGCTCATACGCGGGACGCGCATGGCACGTGATGTGGAAGCGGGACTTTACGACATACCACGTTTCACCGCTGAGTCCTACGCAGATCTGTGTGTCAGGATTCTCCGCCGCTTGCGGAAAGATATTGCCGTCGAGCGCTTCGTTTCGCAGTCGCCCCCTGAATTATTGATTTATCCGCGCTGGAATCTGAAGAACTACCAGTTTACCAATCTGCTCGGCAACAAGATTAGTAAAGAGCTTTTTTGA